A genomic window from Georgfuchsia toluolica includes:
- a CDS encoding aromatic/alkene monooxygenase hydroxylase subunit beta, whose protein sequence is MQIDLRTVSIKPLRQTFDHVAARIGGDKPASRYQEGTICLQAEANFHYRPLWAPEYEIFDARRTKLKMRDWYAFKDPRQFYYGTYTITRARMQETAESDFDFVEERGLAANYPEAARKIALEVLLPLRHVAWGSNMNNSFCAAYGFGTAITQPCLYCAMDQLGIAQYLTRVGLLLDEPAALDVAKKAWMENWEWQGLRRSVEDMLVTQDWFELFVAQNLALDGLLYPLVYSHIDNALSAQAGPAVSMLIRFQAEWYAETAKWVDASIKTAVAESDENKVLVSEWVRIWRERAVEALTPIAMHALGSNAESVMSEIVEQFNARVLKLGLTL, encoded by the coding sequence ATGCAAATTGATCTTCGTACTGTCAGTATAAAGCCGCTGCGTCAGACCTTCGATCATGTCGCGGCACGAATTGGCGGCGATAAGCCGGCGTCACGCTACCAGGAGGGAACCATTTGTCTGCAGGCCGAGGCTAACTTTCACTATCGTCCATTATGGGCGCCTGAATACGAGATTTTCGACGCCCGCCGCACCAAACTGAAGATGCGCGACTGGTACGCTTTCAAGGATCCACGCCAGTTCTACTACGGCACCTACACCATAACCCGGGCGCGCATGCAGGAGACCGCAGAGTCGGACTTCGATTTCGTCGAGGAGCGGGGCTTGGCCGCAAACTACCCTGAGGCAGCGAGAAAGATCGCTCTTGAAGTGCTGCTGCCGCTACGCCACGTTGCCTGGGGCAGCAATATGAACAACAGTTTCTGCGCCGCCTACGGTTTCGGCACGGCAATTACCCAGCCCTGTCTCTATTGCGCCATGGATCAACTCGGCATTGCCCAATATCTGACTCGCGTTGGTTTGCTGCTCGACGAGCCGGCGGCCCTCGATGTCGCCAAGAAGGCCTGGATGGAAAACTGGGAGTGGCAAGGTCTGCGTCGCAGCGTCGAAGACATGCTGGTGACCCAGGATTGGTTCGAGCTTTTCGTCGCCCAGAACCTGGCGCTGGATGGGCTGCTTTATCCGCTGGTATACAGTCATATCGATAACGCACTGTCAGCCCAGGCTGGACCAGCAGTGTCAATGCTGATCCGCTTCCAGGCCGAATGGTATGCCGAGACCGCGAAATGGGTCGATGCCTCGATCAAGACCGCGGTCGCCGAGTCGGACGAGAACAAGGTGCTGGTTTCGGAGTGGGTCCGCATTTGGCGAGAGCGCGCCGTTGAGGCGCTGACGCCAATTGCCATGCATGCGCTGGGCAGCAATGCCGAATCGGTAATGAGCGAGATTGTCGAACAATTCAACGCCCGTGTCTTAAAACTCGGCCTGACCCTTTAA
- a CDS encoding phenol hydroxylase subunit, giving the protein MAFDPKKKFVRITELRDDGFVEFDFAVGEPELFAEMILPSGGFDEFCAINGVVFLNEKSQLKVGTEDGTEDMEWRLRDAVHHRFK; this is encoded by the coding sequence ATGGCATTTGATCCAAAAAAAAAATTCGTGCGCATCACCGAGCTTCGCGATGATGGGTTTGTCGAATTTGATTTTGCCGTTGGAGAACCAGAACTCTTTGCCGAGATGATCCTTCCGTCCGGTGGGTTCGATGAATTCTGTGCCATCAACGGTGTTGTATTTCTTAACGAGAAATCTCAGTTAAAAGTTGGAACTGAGGATGGAACTGAGGACATGGAGTGGCGCTTGCGCGATGCCGTTCATCATCGTTTCAAGTAA
- a CDS encoding IS5 family transposase — translation MKQMTLAATRGFEKHNRATRKAEFLSRMDGLMPWAGFCALIEPYYPKVGNGRPPVGLERMLRMYCVANWFNLADEACEGALYDVAVFREFCRFDPGRERIPDATTLRNFRHLLEQHGRGAALFAKVGELLLASGMKLSGGTIVDATLIAAPPSVKNQDKSRDPEMHQTRKGNQWYFGMKLHIGTDSQSGRVHGASVTAANVHDSHEVPNLLHGEETRFHGDSACRGKAQRERLKDIAPKAKDFTNRRAHRNCPLTDADKETNCRKSSVRSRVEHPFPTLKRLRGFARVRYRGLAKNANRAFAMLAMLNVGKWGRPLTGEVRPA, via the coding sequence ATGAAGCAGATGACGCTGGCGGCGACACGAGGATTCGAGAAGCACAACCGGGCGACGCGCAAGGCGGAGTTTCTGTCGCGCATGGACGGATTGATGCCGTGGGCCGGGTTTTGTGCGCTGATTGAACCGTATTACCCGAAGGTCGGGAATGGTCGGCCGCCAGTCGGGCTGGAACGGATGCTGCGGATGTACTGCGTGGCCAACTGGTTCAACCTGGCGGACGAAGCCTGCGAAGGCGCGCTCTACGACGTGGCCGTGTTCCGGGAGTTCTGCCGGTTTGATCCGGGACGCGAACGGATACCGGATGCCACGACGCTGCGCAACTTCCGGCATCTGCTGGAACAGCACGGCCGGGGCGCGGCCCTGTTTGCCAAGGTCGGCGAATTGCTGCTGGCCAGCGGCATGAAACTGTCGGGGGGCACGATCGTCGATGCCACGCTGATCGCCGCACCGCCTTCCGTCAAGAACCAGGACAAGAGCCGTGATCCGGAGATGCACCAGACCAGGAAGGGCAACCAGTGGTACTTCGGCATGAAGCTTCACATTGGAACGGACAGCCAGAGCGGTCGGGTCCATGGCGCCAGCGTCACCGCCGCCAATGTCCATGACAGCCATGAAGTGCCGAACCTGCTGCATGGCGAGGAAACCCGCTTCCACGGTGACAGCGCCTGCCGGGGCAAGGCGCAGCGTGAACGACTCAAGGACATTGCGCCAAAGGCAAAGGACTTCACCAACAGACGTGCCCACAGGAACTGCCCGCTGACGGACGCCGACAAGGAGACCAACTGTCGCAAGTCCAGTGTGCGTTCCAGGGTCGAGCATCCGTTCCCGACCCTCAAGCGTCTCCGGGGCTTTGCCAGGGTGCGCTATCGCGGCCTGGCGAAGAACGCCAACCGGGCCTTCGCCATGCTGGCAATGCTCAACGTCGGCAAATGGGGACGACCTCTGACGGGAGAGGTGCGTCCAGCATGA
- a CDS encoding IS5 family transposase (programmed frameshift), translating into MKQMTLAATRGLEKHNRTTRKAEFLSRMDGLMPWAGFCAPIEPYYPKVGNGRPPVGLERMLRMYCVANWFNLADEACEGALYDVAVFREFCRFDPGRERIPDATTLRNFRHLLEQHGRGAALFAKVGELLLASGMKLSGGTIVDATLIAAPSSVKNQDKSRDPEMHQTKKGNQWYFGMKLHIGTDSQSGRVHGASVTAANVHDSHEVPNLLHGEETRFHGNSACRGKAQRERLKDIAPKAKDFTNKRAHRNCPLTDADKETNRRKSSVRSRAEHPFPTLKRLRGFARVRYRGLAKNANRAFAMLAMLNVGKWGRPLTGEVRPA; encoded by the exons ATGAAGCAGATGACGCTGGCGGCGACACGAGGACTCGAGAAGCACAACCGGACGACGCGCAAGGCGGAGTTTCTGTCGCGCATGGACGGATTGATGCCGTGGGCCGGGTTTTGTGCGCCGATTGAACCGTATTACCCGAAGGTCGGGA ATGGTCGGCCGCCAGTCGGGCTGGAACGGATGCTGCGGATGTACTGCGTGGCCAACTGGTTCAACCTGGCGGACGAAGCCTGCGAAGGCGCGCTCTACGACGTGGCCGTGTTCCGGGAGTTCTGCCGGTTTGATCCGGGACGCGAACGGATACCGGATGCCACGACGCTGCGCAACTTCCGGCATCTGCTGGAACAGCACGGCCGGGGCGCGGCCCTGTTTGCCAAGGTCGGCGAATTGCTGCTGGCCAGCGGCATGAAACTGTCGGGGGGCACGATCGTCGATGCCACGCTGATCGCCGCACCGTCTTCCGTCAAGAACCAGGACAAGAGCCGTGATCCGGAGATGCACCAGACCAAGAAGGGCAACCAGTGGTACTTCGGCATGAAGCTTCACATTGGAACGGACAGCCAGAGCGGTCGGGTCCATGGCGCCAGCGTCACCGCCGCCAATGTCCATGACAGCCATGAAGTGCCGAACCTGCTGCATGGCGAGGAAACCCGCTTCCACGGTAACAGCGCCTGCCGGGGCAAGGCGCAGCGCGAACGACTCAAGGACATTGCGCCAAAGGCAAAGGACTTCACCAACAAACGTGCCCACCGGAACTGCCCGCTGACGGACGCCGACAAGGAGACCAACCGTCGCAAGTCCAGTGTGCGTTCCAGGGCCGAGCATCCGTTCCCGACCCTCAAGCGTCTCCGGGGCTTTGCCAGGGTGCGCTATCGCGGCCTGGCGAAGAACGCCAACCGGGCCTTCGCCATGCTGGCAATGCTCAACGTCGGCAAATGGGGACGGCCTCTGACGGGAGAGGTGCGTCCAGCATGA
- the bssD gene encoding [benzylsuccinate synthase]-activating enzyme, whose amino-acid sequence MKIPLITEIQRFSLQDGPGFRTTVFLKGCPLKCPWCHNPETQRPTKEFYYNQARCVSCGRCVAVCPSGASSLVQGPGKDLVLQLDRSKCINCMRCVAVCLTEARESVGKTMSMEDILQEVLSDEPFYRNSGGGVTISGGDPLLYPAFTLGLAKRIKQRNVHVAIETSCFPKSWKTIQPLLNFVDLFIVDLKSMNPQKHADVIGWPLKPILDNIERLIESHAHVRIHIPVIPGFNDSQQDFDDYIAYLSQYSKQLEGVDILNYHVYGEGKYISLGREKEYQYMGVKENPPEKVLPLARGLKLAGISSVTIGGLVGITESRNTSSRDAGMQCVA is encoded by the coding sequence ATGAAAATTCCTTTGATCACTGAAATACAGCGATTTAGCCTACAGGACGGGCCAGGATTCAGAACTACTGTCTTTTTGAAAGGTTGCCCACTGAAATGCCCGTGGTGCCACAACCCGGAAACGCAACGCCCAACCAAGGAGTTTTATTACAATCAGGCCCGCTGCGTCAGTTGCGGACGCTGTGTGGCGGTATGTCCGTCAGGCGCCTCCTCGCTCGTTCAGGGACCTGGAAAAGATTTGGTGCTTCAGCTGGATCGTTCGAAATGCATTAACTGCATGCGCTGTGTAGCCGTATGCCTGACTGAAGCGCGCGAGTCTGTTGGCAAAACGATGTCGATGGAAGATATTTTGCAGGAAGTCCTGTCGGATGAGCCGTTCTACCGCAACAGTGGCGGCGGAGTGACCATCAGCGGCGGCGATCCTTTGCTTTATCCGGCATTCACGCTGGGACTGGCGAAACGTATCAAGCAAAGAAATGTTCATGTTGCGATCGAGACATCTTGCTTCCCGAAAAGCTGGAAGACTATCCAGCCTTTATTGAATTTCGTGGACTTGTTTATCGTCGATTTGAAATCGATGAATCCACAAAAACATGCTGATGTGATTGGCTGGCCACTCAAGCCGATACTCGACAATATTGAACGACTGATCGAGTCCCACGCGCATGTCCGTATCCACATTCCGGTCATCCCTGGTTTTAATGATTCGCAACAGGATTTTGACGATTACATAGCCTATCTCTCTCAATATTCGAAGCAGCTGGAAGGCGTGGATATCCTTAATTATCACGTCTACGGAGAAGGCAAATATATCTCCCTGGGCAGGGAAAAAGAATACCAGTACATGGGCGTGAAGGAAAACCCGCCCGAGAAGGTATTGCCGCTAGCGAGGGGTCTGAAGCTCGCCGGCATCAGCAGCGTCACAATTGGTGGTCTGGTTGGTATCACGGAGAGCAGAAACACAAGCAGTCGTGATGCCGGTATGCAGTGTGTTGCGTAG
- a CDS encoding benzylsuccinate synthase gamma subunit family protein, with amino-acid sequence MATCKECTQFFLIPEGADDYAAGKADCVMEKEDEKGKYWLSKPVFENTEQCDAFRMKR; translated from the coding sequence ATGGCAACGTGTAAGGAATGTACGCAATTTTTCTTGATCCCGGAAGGTGCGGACGATTATGCCGCCGGCAAAGCTGATTGCGTAATGGAAAAAGAAGACGAAAAGGGCAAGTATTGGCTTTCCAAGCCGGTATTCGAAAACACTGAACAGTGTGATGCCTTTCGCATGAAGCGTTAA
- a CDS encoding glycyl radical protein codes for MNQMLDAKVLEYRGKTLNFSPEDPAEAKLPAEDLHEHLQKPSTARTKRLKDRCRWKHASAGEFIEKSVTAGIERMRYLTEAHKASVGKPEVIRRALGLENVLNKSTLVLQQDEFIVGYHAEDPNMFPLYPELSHMAVDDYLKSDYSPQPAKEAAEINEYWKPHSLQSKCQPYFDMKDLGRMYQVSSMEAPSFASGYNSIVPPYETVLEDGLLARIRLAESHIAEAQKDMMTFPWNGTKGLDNIAKIDNWKAMVIACKAVISWARRHARLCKIVAEHFETDPKRQKELLEIADICQRVPAEPCKGLKDAMQAKFFTFLICHAIERYASGYAQKEDTLLWPYYKASVIDKSFQPMDHMGAVEMVEMERLKISEHGAGKSRAYREIFPGSNDLFILTVGGTLGDGSDACNDMTDAILEAAKRIRTAEPSIVFRYSKKNREKTLRWVFECVRDGLGYPSIKHDDIGTQQMKDYAKYSLTGNGATDEEAHSWVNVLCMSPGIAGRRKTQKTRSEGGGSIFPAKLLEITLNNGYDWSYADMQLGPQTGDIKTLKTFQDVWEAFRKQYQYAINLCISTKDVSRYFEARCLQMPFVSAIDDGCMELGAEANALSEQPNGWHNPITTIVAANSLVAIKKLVFDDKKYTLEQLNEALLSNWEGFEEMRTDFKKTPKWGNDDPYADEIIKNFYEDIIGGEMRKITNYSGGPVMPTGQAVGLYMEVGSRTGPTPDGRFGGEAADDGGISPYMGTDKKGPTAVLRSVSKVQKNQKANLLNQRLSVPIMRSKHGFDIWHSYMDTWHELNIDHVQFNVVSTDELKAAQREPEKHQDLIVRVSGYSARFVDIPTYGQNTIIARNEQDFSAADLEFLNVDI; via the coding sequence ATGAATCAAATGTTAGACGCAAAGGTATTGGAATACAGAGGGAAAACGCTTAATTTTTCCCCGGAAGATCCTGCGGAAGCAAAGTTACCGGCTGAAGATCTGCATGAACACCTACAGAAGCCCTCGACGGCGCGGACCAAGCGGCTCAAGGATCGCTGCCGCTGGAAACATGCTTCGGCTGGTGAGTTCATTGAAAAAAGCGTGACTGCCGGCATCGAGCGGATGCGCTATTTGACCGAAGCCCACAAGGCCAGCGTCGGCAAGCCGGAGGTGATCCGACGCGCGCTGGGTTTGGAGAATGTACTGAACAAATCTACCCTGGTGCTGCAGCAGGACGAATTCATCGTCGGCTATCACGCCGAAGACCCGAACATGTTCCCGCTTTATCCGGAACTGTCGCACATGGCAGTGGATGATTACCTGAAGAGCGATTACTCACCGCAGCCGGCCAAGGAAGCGGCCGAAATCAATGAATACTGGAAGCCGCACAGCCTGCAAAGCAAGTGCCAACCGTACTTTGACATGAAGGATCTGGGCCGTATGTACCAGGTCAGCAGCATGGAAGCTCCATCCTTCGCCTCCGGCTACAACAGCATTGTGCCGCCTTATGAAACCGTGCTGGAAGATGGCTTGCTGGCGCGCATCCGCCTTGCGGAAAGCCACATCGCCGAAGCCCAGAAGGATATGATGACCTTCCCCTGGAACGGCACCAAGGGACTCGACAATATCGCCAAGATCGACAACTGGAAAGCCATGGTCATCGCCTGCAAGGCGGTCATCAGCTGGGCACGGCGGCATGCGCGCTTGTGCAAGATTGTCGCGGAACATTTCGAGACAGATCCGAAACGCCAGAAAGAACTGCTCGAGATCGCCGACATTTGCCAGCGCGTGCCGGCCGAGCCCTGCAAGGGTCTGAAAGACGCCATGCAGGCGAAATTCTTCACCTTCCTCATCTGCCATGCCATCGAGCGCTACGCGAGCGGCTATGCGCAGAAGGAAGATACGCTGCTGTGGCCGTACTACAAGGCCAGCGTGATCGACAAGAGCTTCCAGCCGATGGATCACATGGGGGCTGTGGAAATGGTGGAAATGGAGCGACTGAAGATCTCCGAGCATGGCGCCGGAAAATCCCGCGCCTACCGGGAAATCTTCCCCGGCTCGAACGACTTGTTCATTCTGACGGTCGGCGGCACCCTCGGCGATGGCTCCGACGCCTGCAACGACATGACCGACGCCATCCTGGAAGCGGCCAAGCGCATCCGTACGGCCGAGCCCTCGATCGTCTTCCGCTATTCGAAGAAGAACCGGGAAAAGACCTTACGCTGGGTGTTCGAGTGCGTTCGCGATGGTCTCGGCTATCCCTCGATCAAGCACGACGACATTGGCACACAACAGATGAAGGACTATGCCAAGTACAGCCTGACCGGCAATGGCGCCACCGATGAGGAAGCGCACAGTTGGGTGAACGTGCTGTGCATGTCGCCGGGCATAGCCGGTCGCCGCAAGACACAGAAGACCCGCTCCGAAGGCGGCGGCTCGATCTTCCCGGCCAAACTTCTGGAAATCACGCTCAACAACGGCTACGATTGGTCGTACGCCGACATGCAACTTGGTCCTCAGACTGGCGATATCAAGACGCTGAAGACCTTCCAGGATGTTTGGGAGGCGTTCCGCAAGCAATACCAATACGCCATCAATCTGTGCATTAGCACCAAGGATGTCTCGCGCTATTTCGAGGCAAGGTGCCTGCAGATGCCTTTCGTTTCCGCCATCGATGACGGTTGCATGGAACTGGGAGCTGAAGCCAATGCACTGTCCGAGCAACCCAATGGTTGGCACAATCCGATCACAACGATCGTCGCGGCCAACTCGTTGGTTGCCATCAAGAAACTGGTGTTCGACGACAAGAAATACACCCTCGAGCAGCTCAACGAGGCGCTGCTGTCCAACTGGGAAGGCTTCGAGGAAATGCGCACTGATTTCAAGAAGACGCCAAAGTGGGGCAACGACGATCCCTATGCCGATGAAATCATCAAGAACTTCTACGAGGATATCATTGGCGGCGAGATGCGCAAGATCACCAACTACTCGGGCGGTCCGGTGATGCCGACCGGCCAGGCGGTGGGCTTGTACATGGAAGTCGGCTCACGCACCGGTCCGACGCCGGACGGTCGTTTCGGCGGCGAAGCTGCTGATGACGGTGGCATCTCACCCTATATGGGCACCGACAAGAAAGGTCCCACGGCGGTATTGCGTTCGGTTTCCAAGGTGCAGAAGAACCAGAAGGCCAATCTGCTGAACCAGCGCCTGTCTGTGCCGATCATGCGTTCCAAGCATGGCTTCGATATCTGGCACTCCTACATGGACACCTGGCATGAACTGAACATCGATCATGTCCAGTTCAATGTGGTGAGCACGGACGAACTGAAGGCAGCACAACGCGAACCCGAAAAGCATCAGGATTTGATCGTACGGGTTTCCGGCTACAGTGCGCGTTTCGTTGACATCCCAACCTATGGGCAAAATACCATCATCGCCCGCAATGAGCAGGATTTCAGCGCT